GCCACGTGGGCGTCAGGCACTGAGTTCTTCGACCGTCTTCTTGGCGGTGACGAACTGTGTGAGATTGGCGATGGTGTCGAGGTTCTGCGGCACTGTCTCCGACTCAGACACTTCGATGCCGAAATGCGACTCCAGGAACTCGATGAGCTCCAGGATCCCAGTCGAGTCGATCACGCCTCCCTCCATGAGGGAATCACCGTCCGCCGGCACCCTGCCGGTATCGCCGAAAAGATAGTTCGAAATTATGAACTGAACCACGTCGTCACGAACTTTTGTGTCCACGTATCCTCCGATATTTTCTGAACTGAATTATCGGGATGGTTCCCGATCGCGCCCTCCTGCCAGGCGTCAATCACGCCGGCATTTCAACTTCCCCCCGTAATTTCCCGATATAAACCACCCACCAGCGCGGGCGGCGACTCCTAATAAGCGCCGCTTCGCGCGAGGACTGCCTTGAGCGTCTTCACGACGATCAGGAGATCACCGACCATCGACCAGTTGTCGACGTAGGACAGGTCCAACCGAACCGCATCAGTCCAAGACAGGTCGGATCTACCGCTGACCTGCCAGAGTCCAGTTATTCCCGGCTTGACCAACAGGCGTCTCAGCACCTCGCAG
The DNA window shown above is from Mycolicibacterium confluentis and carries:
- a CDS encoding acyl carrier protein, with the protein product MIDSTGILELIEFLESHFGIEVSESETVPQNLDTIANLTQFVTAKKTVEELSA